One region of Chryseobacterium muglaense genomic DNA includes:
- a CDS encoding NUDIX hydrolase: MSFGKDLLRKIKNAELAGDNAHGIFSPPSRPVFTYDQVLEKNPKFAAVNIVLYLKDNEWHFPLIVRSTNERDRHSGQISLPGGKREELDKDFAETAIRETSEEIGIEKHYVRIIRELSPIYIPPSNFYVYPFISYTKKNPEFILQQSEAVEVIEFPITSFLNLPDSPEIMALPGAGGHEVPVINFNGYIIWGATAMILSEFSQLIKKM, translated from the coding sequence ATGAGTTTTGGAAAAGATTTACTACGAAAAATAAAAAATGCAGAATTGGCAGGTGACAATGCGCACGGAATTTTCTCGCCGCCATCTCGTCCTGTCTTTACATACGACCAGGTTTTAGAAAAAAATCCGAAATTTGCAGCGGTAAATATCGTTTTATATCTAAAAGACAATGAATGGCATTTTCCTTTAATTGTAAGAAGTACAAACGAAAGAGACCGTCACAGCGGACAAATCTCTCTTCCCGGCGGGAAACGTGAAGAGCTGGATAAAGATTTCGCAGAAACGGCTATTCGTGAAACTTCCGAAGAAATAGGCATCGAAAAACATTATGTAAGAATTATCAGAGAACTCTCTCCTATTTATATTCCGCCAAGTAATTTTTATGTTTATCCTTTTATATCATACACAAAAAAAAATCCTGAATTTATTCTGCAGCAAAGTGAAGCCGTAGAAGTGATAGAATTTCCTATAACTTCGTTTTTAAATTTACCAGATAGCCCAGAAATAATGGCACTTCCGGGAGCCGGAGGACATGAGGTTCCGGTCATCAATTTCAACGGATATATTATCTGGGGAGCTACAGCGATGATCTTAAGCGAATTCAGCCAGTTGATTAAAAAAATGTAA
- a CDS encoding lysophospholipid acyltransferase family protein encodes MAKKNIFTDSFGTPYFLKRLIIFILGIISYRRFNGFNKLKITGTENLVDLPDSNVLFVSNHQTYFADVAAMYHAFCAVNNGYLNTIKNPIYLLNPRVDFYYVAAEETMNKGILPKIFKIAGAVTVKRTWRAEGKNVNRMVDLGEIDNIMKALDNGWVATFPQGTTAAFAQGRKGTAKLVKNQRPIVIPIKINGFRRAFDKKGLRVKVTGVKPTMEFKKPLDIDYDKENAQQILLKIMTAIEQTEDFNILHTYDEEIKAKKTEERNSQN; translated from the coding sequence ATGGCGAAGAAGAACATTTTTACCGATTCATTCGGAACACCTTATTTTTTAAAAAGATTAATTATTTTTATTCTGGGAATTATTTCTTACAGAAGATTCAATGGTTTTAACAAACTTAAAATCACTGGAACAGAAAATCTAGTTGATCTTCCGGATTCTAATGTCCTTTTTGTGTCAAACCACCAAACGTATTTTGCTGATGTTGCTGCAATGTATCATGCATTTTGCGCAGTAAATAATGGATATTTAAATACGATCAAAAATCCTATTTATCTTTTAAATCCAAGAGTAGATTTTTATTATGTAGCTGCCGAAGAAACCATGAATAAAGGTATTCTTCCAAAAATTTTTAAAATTGCAGGCGCAGTTACCGTAAAAAGAACTTGGAGAGCTGAAGGTAAAAACGTCAACCGAATGGTAGATCTCGGAGAGATTGATAACATTATGAAAGCTTTAGACAACGGTTGGGTAGCAACTTTTCCGCAAGGAACAACCGCTGCTTTTGCCCAGGGAAGAAAAGGAACGGCAAAACTGGTAAAAAACCAACGACCAATTGTAATTCCAATTAAAATAAATGGATTCAGAAGAGCGTTTGATAAAAAAGGACTTCGCGTAAAAGTAACCGGTGTAAAACCGACGATGGAGTTTAAAAAACCTTTAGACATTGATTACGACAAAGAAAATGCACAGCAGATTCTTCTTAAAATAATGACTGCTATTGAACAGACCGAAGACTTTAATATTCTACATACGTATGATGAAGAAATTAAGGCTAAAAAAACTGAAGAACGCAATTCACAAAACTAG
- a CDS encoding UDP-N-acetylmuramate--L-alanine ligase, which produces MRTHFIAIGGSAMHNLAIALKDKGYLVTGSDDAIFEPSKSRLEKKGILPEEMGWFPEKITSDIDAVILGMHAHQDNPELAKAKELGLKIYSYPEFLYEQSKTKTRVVIAGSHGKTTITSMILHVLNFHQKDVDYMVGAQLEGFDCMVKLTKDNDFMVLEGDEYLSSPIDLRSKFLLYQPNIALMSGIAWDHINVFKTFDDYIEQFRRFVASITPGGVLVYNEEDAEVVKVVENAENYFRKIPYKTPEYEISNGKVLLKTEMGDIPLSVFGAHNLLNLEGARHICHTLGIMDEDFYDAIMSFKGASKRLEKVEREDKGILYKDFAHAPSKVKAAVKAFCEQFKNEKKYGFLELHTYSSLNPVFLEQYDHAMDGLDEAIVFYSEDALKIKRMEPISPDLIKEKFKNENLKVFTNAEELHAYWDLLDKTKGVYMMMSSGNFGGLDLTK; this is translated from the coding sequence TTGAGAACTCATTTTATTGCTATTGGCGGAAGCGCAATGCACAATCTTGCAATTGCACTTAAAGATAAAGGATATCTGGTAACAGGTTCGGATGATGCTATTTTTGAACCTTCCAAATCGAGATTGGAAAAAAAAGGAATTCTTCCTGAAGAAATGGGTTGGTTTCCTGAAAAAATTACGTCTGATATTGATGCTGTAATCCTCGGAATGCACGCTCATCAAGACAATCCAGAATTAGCAAAAGCAAAAGAATTAGGTTTAAAAATATATTCTTATCCTGAGTTTCTTTACGAGCAATCGAAAACCAAAACCAGAGTTGTCATTGCCGGTTCTCACGGAAAAACAACGATTACCTCAATGATTCTTCACGTTCTGAATTTTCATCAGAAAGATGTAGATTATATGGTGGGAGCTCAATTGGAAGGTTTCGACTGTATGGTAAAACTGACCAAAGACAACGATTTTATGGTGTTGGAAGGTGATGAATACCTTTCCTCTCCTATCGATTTGCGTTCAAAATTCCTTTTATATCAACCGAATATCGCTTTAATGAGCGGAATTGCTTGGGATCATATTAATGTTTTCAAAACATTTGACGATTATATTGAGCAGTTCAGAAGATTTGTGGCAAGCATTACGCCGGGTGGAGTTTTGGTCTATAATGAAGAAGATGCAGAAGTGGTAAAAGTGGTAGAAAATGCTGAAAATTATTTCAGAAAAATACCATACAAAACTCCTGAATACGAGATTAGCAACGGAAAAGTTCTTTTAAAGACCGAAATGGGTGATATTCCGCTTTCTGTTTTTGGAGCGCACAATTTATTAAATCTTGAAGGAGCAAGACATATTTGCCATACTCTGGGAATTATGGATGAAGATTTCTATGATGCGATTATGAGCTTTAAAGGCGCTTCAAAGCGTCTGGAAAAAGTAGAAAGAGAAGATAAAGGAATTCTTTATAAAGATTTTGCACACGCTCCGAGTAAAGTAAAAGCTGCTGTAAAAGCCTTCTGCGAACAGTTTAAAAACGAAAAAAAATATGGCTTTCTAGAACTTCATACGTATTCAAGTTTAAACCCTGTTTTTCTTGAGCAATATGACCACGCAATGGACGGATTAGACGAAGCCATTGTTTTCTATTCTGAAGATGCTTTAAAAATCAAAAGAATGGAGCCAATTTCTCCAGATCTGATCAAAGAGAAATTTAAAAATGAAAACCTGAAAGTGTTTACGAATGCTGAAGAACTTCATGCCTATTGGGATTTGCTTGATAAAACCAAAGGTGTTTATATGATGATGAGTTCAGGGAATTTTGGTGGTTTAGATTTAACGAAATAA
- a CDS encoding IS5 family transposase, whose protein sequence is MYPTDLTQTQWQFIKKALDFDDRKRKYDLMVIWNAISYLVKTGCQWRLLPHDFPKWQLVYYYYSKWSNLEVFDLLLSKLREKVRQNRGQKAEASLGIMDSQSVRWGNNRSLNGYDGGKKVKGIKRHVVVDKNGFLLAVMVSVANIHDSKAALLLMKTLQYLLIPLDVILADGGYRGEIIEEIRIKFNYIIQIVMRSDKKIKEFEPIHKRWIIERTFSWFDNDRRLCRNYELLMETSENMVKLSAIKLLLNKI, encoded by the coding sequence ATGTATCCAACAGATTTAACCCAAACTCAGTGGCAATTTATAAAAAAAGCATTAGATTTTGATGATAGAAAACGGAAATATGATTTAATGGTTATTTGGAATGCGATTAGTTATTTGGTGAAAACAGGTTGTCAATGGCGGCTTTTACCTCATGATTTTCCAAAATGGCAATTGGTTTATTACTATTATTCAAAATGGTCAAATCTGGAGGTTTTCGATTTATTATTGTCAAAATTGAGGGAAAAAGTACGACAAAACAGAGGTCAGAAAGCCGAGGCAAGTTTGGGAATTATGGACAGTCAAAGCGTTCGTTGGGGAAATAACCGTTCGCTCAATGGTTATGACGGAGGTAAAAAAGTAAAAGGTATCAAACGACACGTTGTGGTAGATAAAAATGGTTTTTTATTAGCAGTAATGGTAAGTGTTGCCAATATTCACGACAGTAAAGCCGCATTATTATTGATGAAAACACTGCAATATTTATTGATTCCACTTGATGTAATCCTGGCAGATGGAGGTTACAGAGGTGAAATTATTGAAGAAATAAGAATTAAGTTTAATTATATCATTCAAATCGTTATGCGGAGTGACAAAAAAATAAAGGAATTTGAGCCAATTCATAAAAGATGGATCATAGAACGTACTTTTTCTTGGTTCGATAATGATAGAAGATTATGCAGAAATTATGAACTTCTAATGGAAACTTCAGAAAACATGGTCAAATTATCTGCCATAAAATTATTACTCAATAAAATTTAA
- a CDS encoding nitronate monooxygenase, translated as MFGVSTPEMTAAAGKAECLGSLALANLSAKKSVELIRKTKKLTNQPFALNIFVNHIPELTDELKHQYFRKINLGLP; from the coding sequence ATGTTTGGTGTAAGCACTCCGGAGATGACTGCAGCTGCTGGAAAAGCAGAATGTTTAGGTTCGTTGGCTTTGGCTAATCTTTCTGCCAAAAAATCTGTTGAATTAATTCGTAAAACCAAGAAACTGACCAATCAGCCTTTTGCGCTTAATATTTTTGTGAATCATATTCCTGAATTGACGGATGAGTTGAAGCATCAATATTTTAGAAAAATTAATTTGGGATTACCTTAA
- a CDS encoding GNAT family N-acetyltransferase — MSYTIRTAVPDDYPKLIEIWESAVKATHDFLSESDFEYFKKAIPEQYFPQLDVYIISENNDPKGFGAVSEDTLEMLFIHNEVRGKGLGKKLYQYLHDKTGCTKVDVNEQNREAIGFYEKMGFKKIGRSEKDGSGKDYPLIHMSL, encoded by the coding sequence ATGTCTTATACTATTAGAACAGCAGTTCCAGATGACTACCCAAAATTGATCGAAATTTGGGAATCTGCCGTAAAAGCCACACACGATTTTTTATCAGAAAGTGATTTTGAATATTTTAAAAAAGCAATTCCTGAACAGTATTTTCCTCAACTCGATGTTTACATTATTTCTGAGAACAATGACCCGAAAGGATTTGGCGCAGTTTCAGAAGATACTTTAGAAATGCTTTTTATACATAATGAAGTTCGTGGAAAAGGTTTAGGAAAAAAACTTTATCAGTATTTGCACGATAAAACAGGTTGTACAAAAGTGGATGTGAATGAACAAAATCGGGAGGCAATAGGGTTTTATGAAAAAATGGGATTCAAAAAAATCGGAAGATCAGAAAAAGATGGTTCAGGAAAAGATTATCCGTTGATTCATATGAGTTTATAA
- a CDS encoding erythromycin esterase family protein, whose protein sequence is MKKIILVTIFSFLCFQLNAQNFNQSKYILLGEPTHGDGAVFDEKVKTIKKLHKENQFKTILFEAGFYDNYKAWELLKTTKDFSLYNQSIFSIWSETKAFQELIDYVQKNPDMKILGIDCQEGELFQNYFLNDLKEILKENNISFTEDEFQIIDKTLIYKDLEYLKNNKTEIQRLHSVCNKFLKALASIKNKDFKGKAIEQAFKSSKAEVDYMLIIINGDIFPLQNPRDKQMAENFIFLQKELKDEKLILWAANYHITNDLSAFKTSDISLDYIKKMHVQERNITGHNESSLDQSLKNISELKDAVSTGKILKDYYKDELFSLAFTAYSGSYLGQHDPVLPILTPPTNSLESDLFSKNSPAVFVDLKEYPKNEFYSSTLGYLPLLMKWKNVYDGIFYIPKMYPPEKIIYKKALPKEFKSENSYKIKGKIMSVENIPISYADVYYKSNKKSVVANENGEFYISKSSALDDYLIFSAMGYQSDSIQVKNSKSENNIYLKPSSEKIIPIEEVILKGKRLLSAKEILEKAKDNVMQNYIQTPYNQKFYVSEQRYNDKDVLKYNEEALIEIFNKNGLNSSNSPENNIFGEILQYKSQTENSEKNKESGIGNLWTQLNRDIILSKANVLYRTSSYDLTEKKIVDYDGKKVYKIGFINNSPGVYSTGYGYPAPESSTGTIYIDSKTFAVIRYEHCIVRKPYQYKNSKYPSQTFHKIIQTYKEADGKYFLNFYKQIDKNNYLNDGKVLSTFYKNFYLMSEDITLNIVKKYAQPIMKIKNDFSQKTNNEFWENNNFYIEDKDYKFENCNFK, encoded by the coding sequence ATGAAAAAAATTATTTTAGTCACAATTTTCAGCTTTTTATGCTTTCAATTAAATGCTCAAAATTTCAATCAGTCTAAATATATTTTGCTTGGAGAGCCCACTCATGGCGACGGTGCTGTATTTGATGAAAAAGTAAAAACAATCAAGAAATTACATAAAGAAAACCAATTCAAAACAATCTTGTTTGAAGCTGGATTTTATGATAATTATAAAGCTTGGGAGTTGCTAAAAACAACAAAAGATTTTAGTCTTTACAATCAAAGTATTTTCTCAATATGGTCTGAAACCAAGGCTTTTCAGGAACTTATAGATTACGTGCAAAAAAATCCAGACATGAAGATTTTAGGAATCGATTGTCAGGAAGGAGAACTATTTCAAAATTATTTCCTCAATGATTTAAAGGAAATTTTAAAGGAGAACAATATTTCTTTTACTGAAGACGAATTTCAAATTATTGATAAAACTTTAATTTATAAAGATTTAGAATATTTAAAAAATAATAAAACTGAAATTCAAAGATTACATTCTGTTTGTAATAAGTTTCTTAAAGCTTTAGCCTCTATTAAAAATAAAGATTTCAAGGGAAAAGCTATTGAGCAGGCTTTCAAAAGTTCAAAAGCAGAAGTAGATTATATGCTGATAATAATTAATGGCGATATATTTCCTCTTCAAAACCCACGGGATAAACAAATGGCAGAGAATTTTATTTTTCTTCAAAAAGAACTGAAAGATGAAAAACTAATTCTTTGGGCAGCAAATTATCATATCACCAATGATTTAAGTGCATTCAAAACGTCTGATATCAGTCTTGATTATATAAAAAAAATGCATGTTCAGGAGAGAAATATTACAGGACATAATGAATCTTCATTAGACCAAAGTCTTAAAAACATTAGCGAATTAAAAGACGCTGTTTCGACCGGAAAAATTCTTAAAGATTATTATAAAGATGAATTATTTTCTTTAGCATTTACGGCATATTCAGGAAGTTATTTGGGACAACACGACCCTGTATTACCAATTTTAACACCCCCTACAAATAGTTTAGAATCTGATTTATTTTCAAAAAACAGCCCTGCCGTTTTCGTTGATTTAAAAGAATATCCGAAAAATGAATTTTACTCTTCTACACTCGGATATTTGCCTCTTTTAATGAAGTGGAAAAACGTTTATGATGGTATTTTTTATATCCCAAAAATGTATCCTCCTGAGAAAATCATTTATAAAAAAGCTTTACCGAAAGAATTTAAAAGCGAGAATAGTTATAAAATAAAAGGCAAAATAATGAGCGTAGAAAACATTCCAATTTCTTATGCTGATGTTTATTATAAATCAAATAAGAAAAGCGTGGTAGCCAATGAAAATGGAGAATTTTATATTTCAAAATCATCTGCATTGGATGATTACCTAATATTTTCTGCGATGGGTTACCAAAGTGATTCTATCCAGGTTAAAAACTCAAAATCAGAAAATAATATTTATCTAAAGCCTTCTTCCGAAAAAATAATACCTATTGAGGAAGTTATTCTGAAAGGGAAAAGACTTCTTTCTGCCAAAGAAATTTTAGAAAAAGCGAAAGATAATGTAATGCAAAATTATATTCAAACTCCTTACAATCAGAAATTTTATGTAAGCGAACAGCGGTATAATGATAAAGATGTTTTAAAGTATAACGAAGAGGCATTGATTGAAATATTCAATAAAAACGGATTAAACAGCTCAAACAGTCCTGAAAACAATATTTTTGGTGAAATTTTACAGTACAAGAGTCAAACAGAAAATTCTGAAAAAAATAAAGAAAGCGGTATCGGAAACTTATGGACACAGCTGAATCGCGATATTATTTTAAGCAAAGCCAATGTATTGTACAGAACCTCATCTTACGATTTAACGGAAAAGAAAATAGTTGACTATGATGGAAAAAAAGTATATAAAATTGGTTTCATCAATAATTCACCCGGAGTTTATTCTACAGGCTATGGTTATCCTGCCCCAGAAAGCTCAACCGGAACAATTTATATCGACAGCAAAACTTTTGCAGTCATTCGCTATGAACATTGTATTGTAAGAAAACCCTATCAATATAAAAATTCTAAATACCCTTCGCAGACATTCCATAAAATTATTCAAACTTATAAAGAAGCTGACGGAAAATATTTCCTTAATTTCTACAAACAGATTGATAAAAATAATTATCTGAATGATGGTAAAGTACTCTCAACATTTTACAAAAACTTCTACCTCATGTCAGAAGATATTACACTGAATATCGTTAAAAAATATGCTCAACCGATTATGAAAATTAAAAACGATTTTTCCCAAAAAACAAATAATGAATTCTGGGAAAACAATAATTTTTATATAGAAGACAAAGATTATAAATTTGAAAATTGTAACTTTAAATAA
- a CDS encoding DHA2 family efflux MFS transporter permease subunit — protein MPTQTSTRQTVKKVLPLILATAIFMQMLDSTILNTSLPSIARDLNESPLNMQNAIISYVLTLAVFMPASGFLADRFGTRRVFIFALILFSLGSVFCALSQNLTHLVISRVIQGIGGSLMTPVGKLALIKTFNRNELLKAMNYAIVPALIGPVLGPLVGGYMVDYLSWHWIFLINIPIGILGIVLGLKYMPNYNSRETDFDLKGFMIFAAASLLLSVSLELFGDMQNITPVLIVFILGFLFLYYYYRHAKRGNNPIFPLSLFQVRTFRVGIVGNLATRLGISSVPLLLPLMIQIAYGQSAVVSGWIIAPMALTAMFGKSCVIKILNKFGYRRTLMVNTFIIGVLICCLAIPDIHSSIFWFVPVIAILGFFNSIQFTSMNTISIADLRNFQTSSGNSLISVNQQLAIGFGIAFGLIVLKIYENSPELIKHETHNAFRYTFLTVGVLTILSSLVFRRLHTFDGRNMKSEE, from the coding sequence ATGCCCACACAAACTTCTACCCGCCAAACTGTAAAAAAAGTCCTTCCGTTGATTTTAGCGACTGCCATTTTTATGCAGATGCTCGATTCTACGATTCTCAATACTTCCCTTCCTTCAATTGCAAGAGATCTAAATGAATCTCCGCTGAATATGCAGAATGCAATTATCAGTTATGTTTTAACGTTAGCGGTTTTTATGCCTGCAAGCGGATTTTTGGCAGACCGTTTTGGGACGAGAAGAGTTTTCATCTTTGCATTGATACTTTTTAGTTTAGGGTCAGTGTTTTGTGCGCTTTCTCAAAACCTTACGCATTTGGTGATTTCAAGAGTTATTCAGGGAATTGGCGGAAGTTTGATGACCCCAGTGGGAAAATTGGCTTTAATTAAAACCTTTAACCGAAACGAGTTGCTTAAAGCCATGAATTATGCTATTGTTCCTGCTTTAATTGGTCCTGTTCTCGGTCCTTTGGTGGGTGGATATATGGTAGATTATCTTTCGTGGCACTGGATTTTCCTCATTAATATTCCGATTGGGATTTTAGGAATTGTTTTAGGCTTAAAATATATGCCCAACTACAACTCCCGGGAAACCGATTTTGACCTGAAAGGTTTTATGATTTTTGCGGCGGCTTCTCTCCTGCTTTCTGTTTCACTGGAACTTTTCGGAGATATGCAGAATATCACACCGGTTTTGATAGTTTTCATTTTAGGGTTTTTATTTCTTTACTATTATTACCGTCATGCGAAAAGAGGCAACAATCCTATTTTCCCTTTAAGCTTGTTTCAGGTTCGTACATTCCGTGTTGGGATTGTAGGAAATCTTGCAACCAGATTAGGAATCAGCTCGGTTCCGTTGTTACTTCCTTTAATGATTCAGATTGCGTACGGTCAATCGGCAGTTGTTTCGGGTTGGATTATTGCACCAATGGCATTAACAGCGATGTTTGGAAAATCTTGCGTCATTAAAATTTTAAATAAATTTGGCTACCGAAGAACTTTGATGGTGAATACATTTATCATTGGAGTATTAATTTGTTGTCTTGCCATTCCCGATATCCACAGTTCGATATTTTGGTTTGTTCCGGTGATTGCTATATTAGGATTTTTCAATTCAATCCAGTTTACATCGATGAATACCATTTCTATCGCAGACTTGCGAAACTTTCAAACAAGCAGCGGAAATTCTTTAATTTCAGTGAATCAACAATTAGCCATCGGATTCGGAATTGCATTTGGCTTAATTGTTTTAAAAATCTACGAAAATAGCCCCGAATTAATTAAGCATGAAACCCACAATGCATTTCGCTACACTTTCCTTACCGTAGGAGTTTTAACGATTCTCTCAAGCTTGGTTTTCAGAAGACTTCACACGTTCGATGGCAGAAATATGAAATCCGAAGAATAA
- a CDS encoding pirin family protein: MTTKKIEIVVSPKPAHFVGDGFRVHNFIPGAYHLDMKRMDPFIMLDYNSKFHFNGSETPRGVGVHPHRGFETVTIAYQGKVEHHDSAGGGGIIGEGDIQWMTAASGILHKEYHEKEWSKTGGIFQMVQLWVNLPAKDKMSAPKYQAIKNSDIKRADLGENGFVEIIAGEYQNIKGSASTFSPVNLMNAKLKSGGKAEFNFPANYNTAALVIEGNILVNGEEKVPTDHLVLFKNEGENFTIEATEDSVVLILSGEPLNEPIFPHGPFVMNSREEIMQAFEDFNTGKFGYLED; the protein is encoded by the coding sequence ATGACAACAAAAAAAATAGAAATCGTAGTTTCTCCAAAACCTGCTCATTTTGTAGGTGATGGGTTCAGAGTGCATAATTTTATTCCGGGTGCTTATCATTTAGATATGAAAAGAATGGATCCGTTCATCATGTTGGATTATAATTCTAAATTTCATTTCAACGGTTCAGAAACACCTCGCGGAGTCGGAGTACATCCACACAGGGGCTTCGAAACGGTTACGATTGCTTACCAAGGAAAAGTAGAACATCACGACAGCGCAGGAGGCGGTGGCATTATCGGTGAAGGAGATATACAGTGGATGACTGCCGCAAGCGGAATTTTACATAAAGAATATCACGAAAAAGAATGGTCAAAAACAGGAGGAATTTTCCAGATGGTGCAACTTTGGGTAAACCTTCCTGCAAAAGATAAAATGAGTGCGCCAAAATACCAGGCGATTAAAAACTCAGACATAAAAAGAGCAGATTTAGGTGAAAACGGATTTGTGGAAATCATCGCCGGAGAATATCAAAATATAAAAGGTTCTGCATCCACTTTCAGTCCTGTCAATTTGATGAATGCCAAATTAAAATCTGGTGGAAAAGCCGAATTTAATTTCCCTGCCAATTACAATACCGCAGCGTTGGTGATTGAAGGAAACATCTTAGTCAATGGTGAAGAAAAAGTACCAACCGATCATTTAGTTTTATTTAAAAATGAAGGCGAAAACTTTACCATCGAAGCAACAGAAGATTCTGTAGTATTAATTCTCAGCGGAGAACCGTTAAATGAACCAATATTTCCACACGGTCCTTTTGTAATGAACAGCAGAGAAGAAATTATGCAGGCTTTTGAAGATTTCAATACCGGAAAATTTGGGTATTTGGAAGATTAA
- a CDS encoding GNAT family N-acetyltransferase — protein sequence MKPEFENIPLVKNEDKKRFEIELNGHFAFIDYKETSQRIALIHTEAEPELAGTGAAAAVVEKTLIYIEESGKKLLPFCPYVFAYIKKNPAWKRIVDEKFEGYDKL from the coding sequence ATGAAACCAGAATTTGAAAACATTCCATTAGTAAAAAACGAAGATAAAAAGAGATTTGAAATCGAACTAAACGGTCATTTCGCATTTATCGATTATAAGGAAACAAGCCAGCGAATCGCATTGATACATACCGAAGCGGAGCCTGAATTAGCAGGAACCGGAGCTGCTGCTGCCGTAGTTGAAAAAACGTTGATTTATATTGAAGAAAGTGGTAAAAAACTGCTTCCGTTTTGTCCGTATGTTTTTGCATACATCAAAAAAAATCCAGCTTGGAAACGTATTGTAGACGAAAAATTTGAAGGTTATGATAAACTTTAA
- a CDS encoding pirin family protein, with product MSNIGLIIEEKSADIGNFLVGRLLPFREKRAVGPFVFIDHMGPAELKDYQNLDVPPHPHIGLSTLTYLLEGSIFHRDSIGSALEIKPGAVNWMTAGKGVVHSERTPEYLRNTDKKLHGFQIWVGLPKHLEQSEPTFHHIEANDLPVWEEGDIQYKLIAGEAFGKKSPVPVHSKLFFIEIKTKTAQKISIGKDLYGEAAMYVLDGTVNIEDNSYGSKQLLIAKNTQLCEFEMSENGTVYLFGGEPFDEERFIFWNFVNSDKELIDEAKVNWNDQNHEAFPLVPGDEQEYVPLPKAILNRK from the coding sequence ATGTCAAATATCGGACTTATAATAGAAGAAAAATCCGCAGATATCGGAAACTTTTTAGTGGGAAGATTATTACCTTTCCGTGAAAAAAGAGCGGTTGGTCCTTTCGTTTTTATCGATCATATGGGGCCTGCAGAATTAAAAGATTATCAGAATCTTGATGTTCCGCCACATCCACACATTGGTCTTTCTACTTTAACTTATCTTCTGGAAGGATCTATTTTTCACAGAGACAGTATTGGAAGCGCTCTTGAAATAAAACCAGGCGCTGTGAACTGGATGACTGCCGGAAAAGGCGTGGTACACTCAGAAAGAACACCTGAATATTTAAGAAATACAGATAAAAAACTTCACGGTTTTCAAATTTGGGTAGGTCTTCCAAAACATTTGGAGCAAAGCGAACCTACTTTTCATCATATTGAAGCCAATGACCTTCCGGTTTGGGAAGAAGGCGACATTCAGTATAAATTGATTGCAGGTGAAGCTTTTGGTAAAAAATCTCCTGTTCCTGTTCACAGTAAATTATTTTTTATTGAAATTAAAACTAAAACTGCACAGAAGATCAGCATCGGAAAAGATCTTTACGGTGAAGCAGCGATGTATGTTTTAGACGGAACAGTAAATATTGAAGATAATTCTTATGGCTCAAAACAATTGCTGATTGCCAAAAATACTCAGCTTTGTGAGTTTGAAATGAGCGAAAACGGAACGGTTTATCTTTTCGGAGGCGAACCTTTTGATGAGGAACGTTTCATTTTCTGGAATTTTGTAAATTCAGACAAAGAATTAATCGATGAAGCCAAAGTAAACTGGAATGACCAGAACCACGAGGCTTTTCCTTTGGTTCCCGGAGACGAGCAGGAATATGTTCCGCTTCCTAAAGCTATTTTAAACAGAAAATAA